A window of Macrotis lagotis isolate mMagLag1 chromosome X, bilby.v1.9.chrom.fasta, whole genome shotgun sequence contains these coding sequences:
- the LOC141500580 gene encoding scaffold attachment factor B2-like isoform X2 yields the protein MEGASPRRCAGAHSPSQRPPSTSGAHAQHKLRGRGQGYDFVSRGRLRAVPPHACANAIRTGKRKKRPSRLARMRNRKGGRLVRFPRKRRHFVIGTAAAAAVGEVGSEGRASRMAEALSGAGDLGSGSAGLGSASSEAGTRRLSDLRVIDLRAELRKRNLDAGGNKSVLMDRLKKAIEEEGGDPEEIEIASEAASKKIPKRCIKGRKPEEEGAEDNGLEEDSGDGQVTREGVGNRVDPSSSDFTIIQDNEEPPLEPENEKILDILGETCKSDPLKEEGSDLEQPFSQDASSVGPNKKLAEEEDNFDTAHPEEDALDLDSESTQAIARKAEKHLDVVKREKSEQNVDEEKMDSDTVVVENLNDQNSKASENAEVSSEEAQETPEKVSSPETKDSKEDVKKSEDEANNEDSSATKESSTNEGGDQKMSSIEDDTDIKPVLKDDKGRASSSSGRNLWVSGLSSTTRATDLKNLFSKYGKVVGAKVVTNARSPGARCYGFVTMSTSDEATKCINHLHRTELHGRMISVEKAKNEPAGKKPSDRKDCEIKKEKSSSGERHHSTDSRPERTVIKSEKKDDKRTEDRKDEKDHDELKPGSTDRSRATKSGSRGTERTVVMDKSKGEPVISVKTTTRSKERSSKSQDRKSESKEKRDILSFDKIKEQRERERQRQREREIRETERRREREQREREQRIDAFRERKEKARLQRERVRLECQRQRLERERMERERLERERIRVEQERRKEQERIHREREELRRQQEQLRYEQERRPALRRPYDVDSRRDDSYWPDGKRTAMDDRYRSEFSRQDRFHDFDHRDRSRYQDHSVDRREGSRSVMGERDGQHYADDRHGGPERHGRDSRDGWGSYGSDKRMSEGRGLPPPPPRGGREWGDHTQRIEDHQDRSWQGSVDGGMMGRDHERWQGGERGMSGHSGPGHMVNRGGMSGRGGFAQGGNSQGHVMQGGAMQGRGFGGQDRANRGSHPHFTRRY from the exons atggaaggagCTTCACCGCGGAGGTGCGCAGGCGCCCACAGCCCGAGTCAACGCCCGCCCTCCACCAGCGGTGCACATGCGCAGCACAAGCTGAGGGGGCGGGGCCAAGGCTACGACTTTGTGTCTCGTGGGCGGTTGCGTGCAGTCCCGCCGCACGCATGTGCAAACGCTATCCGAacggggaagaggaaaaaaaggcccAGTCGGTTGGCGCGCATGCGTAACCGGAAAGGAGGCAGGCTAGTGCGTTTTCCTCGCAAACGGCGCCATTTTGTGATCGGAACTGCCGCAGCCGCGGCCGTGGGTGAGGTGGGCAGCGAAGGCAGAGCGTCCAGGATGGCAGAGGCTCTGTCAGGGGCGGGCGATTTGGGATCTGGCTCGGCGGGTCTCGGCTCCGCCTCCTCGGAGGCCGGGACCCGGCGGCTGAGCGACCTGCGAGTGATCGACCTCCGGGCCGAGCTGAGGAAGCGGAACCTGGACGCCGGCGGCAACAAGAGCGTCCTGATGGACCGACTCAAGAAG GCGATTGAGGAAGAAGGGGGCGACCCGGAAGAAATTGAGATTGCATCCGAAGCCGCCAGCAAGAAAATCCCCAAGAGGTGTATCAAAG GGCGTAAGCCAGAGGAAGAGGGTGCTGAAGATAATGGACTAGAGGAAGATTCTGGAGATGGACAG GTGACTAGAGAAGGAGTTGGAAACCGTGTGGATCCTTCATCATCAGACTTCACTATAATACAG GATAATGAAGAACCACCCTTGGAGCCAG aaaatgagaaaatactcGACATTTTGGGGGAAACTTGTAAGTCTGACCCACTAAAAGAAGAAGGTTCCGACCTGGAGCAGCCATTTTCACAGGATGCAAGTAGCGTGGGGCCAAACAAAAAGCTTGCAGAGGAAGAGGACAATTTTGACACTGCTCATCCAGAGGAGGATGCATTAGATTTGGACAGCGAGTCAACACAAGCAATTGCCAGGAAGGCAGAAAAGCACTTAGATGTagtgaaaagggagaaaagcGAGCAGAATGTAGATGAAGAGAAAATGGACTCTGACACTGTAGTGGTAGAGAACCTGAATGATCAGAATAGCAAAGCATCAGAAAATGCAGAAGTTTCTAGCGAGGAAGCCCAGGAAACTCCAGAGAAAGTCTCAAGTCCTGAAACCAAAGATAGCAAAGAAGACGTTAAGAAAAGTGAAGATGAAGCTAATAATGAAGATTCATCTGCCACTAAAGAGTCCTCTACCAATGAGGGCGGTGATCAGAAAATGAG CTCTATTGAGGACGACACAGATATAAAGCCAGTCTTAAAGGATGACAAAG GTCGTGCTAGTAGCAGTTCTGGTAGAAATTTGTGGGTTAGTGGACTCTCTTCAACTACTAGAGCTACCGACTTGAAGAACCTTTTCAGCAAATATGGAAAG GTTGTTGGAGCCAAAGTGGTAACTAATGCTCGTAGTCCAGGGGCACGGTGTTATGGTTTTGTTACAATGTCTACATCTGATGAAGCCACAAAGTGTATTAATCACCTTCACCGAACAGAATTACATGGAAGAATGATCTCAGTAGAAAAA GCCAAAAATGAACCTGCTGGGAAGAAACCTTCTGACCGCAAAGACtgtgaaataaaaaaggaaaaatccagCAGCGGGGAAAGACATCATTCCACTGACTCCCGACCTGAAag aactgtgattaaaagtgagaaaaaagatgataaaaggaCTGAAGACAGGAAGGATGAGAAAGACCATGATGAACTGAAACCTGGGTCGACAGATCGTTCTAGAGCCACCAAATCAG GAAGCAGAGGGACAGAACGGACAGTTGTAATGGACAAATCAAAGGGGGAACCTGTTATTAGTGTGAAAACCACAACCAGGTCTAAAGAGCGG AGCTCTAAAAGTCAGGATCGAAAatcagaaagcaaagaaaagagagacattTTGTCATTTGATAAAATCAAAGAACAGCGGGAGCGAGAACGACAAAGGCAACGAGAACGAGAAATCAGAGAAACTGAAAGGCGTAG AGAACGAGAGCAGCGGGAGCGAGAACAGCGCATTGATGCCTTCCGAGAGCGAAAAGAGAAAGCCAGGTTGCAGCGGGAACGTGTGCGACTTGAATGTCAGAGACAGCGTCTTGAACGAGAGCGAATGGAGAGGGAGAgactagaaagagagagaattcgTGTAGagcaagaaaggagaaaagaacaggAACGAATCCATAGGGAGAGAGAGGAGCTTCGGCGCCAACAGGAGCAGTTACGCTATGAACAGGAGCGACGGCCTGCTTTGAGAAGACCTTATGATGTAGATTCAAG ACGAGATGATTCatactggccagatggaaaacgAACCGCTATGGATGACAGATACCGATCTGAGTTTAGCCGACAAGATCGTTTTCATGATTTTGACCACAGGGACCGGAGCCGGTACCAGGACCATTCAGTGGACAG GAGAGAAGGTTCAAGATCAGTGATGGGAGAAAGAGATGGGCAG CACTATGCAGATGATCGCCATGGAGGACCTGAGCGCCATGGAAGGGACTCAAGAGATGGGTGGGGCAGCTATGGTTCTGACAAGAGAATGAGTGAGGGGAGGGGGCTGCCTCCTCCACCACCCAG GGGTGGCCGTGAGTGGGGAGATCATACCCAAAGGATAGAGGATCATCAGGATCGTTCTTGGCAGGGCAGCGTGGATGGAGGAATGATGGGCCGAGATCATGAGAGGTGGCAAG GTGGTGAGAGAGGCATGTCTGGTCACTCAGGACCAGGCCATATGGTGAATCGGGGAGGAATGTCGGG GCGTGGCGGCTTTGCGCAAGGTGGAAACTCCCAGGGCCACGTGATGCAGGGTGGTGCAATGCAAGGCAGAGGATTTGGAGGACAGGACAGAGCGAACAGAGGCAGTCACCCTCACTTCACCCGCCGATACTGA
- the LOC141500580 gene encoding scaffold attachment factor B2-like isoform X1, with amino-acid sequence MEGASPRRCAGAHSPSQRPPSTSGAHAQHKLRGRGQGYDFVSRGRLRAVPPHACANAIRTGKRKKRPSRLARMRNRKGGRLVRFPRKRRHFVIGTAAAAAVGEVGSEGRASRMAEALSGAGDLGSGSAGLGSASSEAGTRRLSDLRVIDLRAELRKRNLDAGGNKSVLMDRLKKAIEEEGGDPEEIEIASEAASKKIPKRCIKGRKPEEEGAEDNGLEEDSGDGQEDNETSLDNLQDIDMMDISVLDETEIDNGSAADCGEDYSADNILDSLSDSKENADAELKHLPDQLTEHTVTREGVGNRVDPSSSDFTIIQDNEEPPLEPENEKILDILGETCKSDPLKEEGSDLEQPFSQDASSVGPNKKLAEEEDNFDTAHPEEDALDLDSESTQAIARKAEKHLDVVKREKSEQNVDEEKMDSDTVVVENLNDQNSKASENAEVSSEEAQETPEKVSSPETKDSKEDVKKSEDEANNEDSSATKESSTNEGGDQKMSSIEDDTDIKPVLKDDKGRASSSSGRNLWVSGLSSTTRATDLKNLFSKYGKVVGAKVVTNARSPGARCYGFVTMSTSDEATKCINHLHRTELHGRMISVEKAKNEPAGKKPSDRKDCEIKKEKSSSGERHHSTDSRPERTVIKSEKKDDKRTEDRKDEKDHDELKPGSTDRSRATKSGSRGTERTVVMDKSKGEPVISVKTTTRSKERSSKSQDRKSESKEKRDILSFDKIKEQRERERQRQREREIRETERRREREQREREQRIDAFRERKEKARLQRERVRLECQRQRLERERMERERLERERIRVEQERRKEQERIHREREELRRQQEQLRYEQERRPALRRPYDVDSRRDDSYWPDGKRTAMDDRYRSEFSRQDRFHDFDHRDRSRYQDHSVDRREGSRSVMGERDGQHYADDRHGGPERHGRDSRDGWGSYGSDKRMSEGRGLPPPPPRGGREWGDHTQRIEDHQDRSWQGSVDGGMMGRDHERWQGGERGMSGHSGPGHMVNRGGMSGRGGFAQGGNSQGHVMQGGAMQGRGFGGQDRANRGSHPHFTRRY; translated from the exons atggaaggagCTTCACCGCGGAGGTGCGCAGGCGCCCACAGCCCGAGTCAACGCCCGCCCTCCACCAGCGGTGCACATGCGCAGCACAAGCTGAGGGGGCGGGGCCAAGGCTACGACTTTGTGTCTCGTGGGCGGTTGCGTGCAGTCCCGCCGCACGCATGTGCAAACGCTATCCGAacggggaagaggaaaaaaaggcccAGTCGGTTGGCGCGCATGCGTAACCGGAAAGGAGGCAGGCTAGTGCGTTTTCCTCGCAAACGGCGCCATTTTGTGATCGGAACTGCCGCAGCCGCGGCCGTGGGTGAGGTGGGCAGCGAAGGCAGAGCGTCCAGGATGGCAGAGGCTCTGTCAGGGGCGGGCGATTTGGGATCTGGCTCGGCGGGTCTCGGCTCCGCCTCCTCGGAGGCCGGGACCCGGCGGCTGAGCGACCTGCGAGTGATCGACCTCCGGGCCGAGCTGAGGAAGCGGAACCTGGACGCCGGCGGCAACAAGAGCGTCCTGATGGACCGACTCAAGAAG GCGATTGAGGAAGAAGGGGGCGACCCGGAAGAAATTGAGATTGCATCCGAAGCCGCCAGCAAGAAAATCCCCAAGAGGTGTATCAAAG GGCGTAAGCCAGAGGAAGAGGGTGCTGAAGATAATGGACTAGAGGAAGATTCTGGAGATGGACAG gaGGACAATGAAACAAGTTTGGATAACTTGCAGGATATAGACATGATGGATATTAGTGTGTTAGATGAGACTGAAATAGATAATGGCAGTGCTGCTGACTGTGGTGAAGACTACAGTGCTGATAATATTCTTGACTCCTTGTCTGATAGTAAAGAAAATGCTGATGCAGAATTGAAACACCTTCCAGATCAGCTTACAGAACATACT GTGACTAGAGAAGGAGTTGGAAACCGTGTGGATCCTTCATCATCAGACTTCACTATAATACAG GATAATGAAGAACCACCCTTGGAGCCAG aaaatgagaaaatactcGACATTTTGGGGGAAACTTGTAAGTCTGACCCACTAAAAGAAGAAGGTTCCGACCTGGAGCAGCCATTTTCACAGGATGCAAGTAGCGTGGGGCCAAACAAAAAGCTTGCAGAGGAAGAGGACAATTTTGACACTGCTCATCCAGAGGAGGATGCATTAGATTTGGACAGCGAGTCAACACAAGCAATTGCCAGGAAGGCAGAAAAGCACTTAGATGTagtgaaaagggagaaaagcGAGCAGAATGTAGATGAAGAGAAAATGGACTCTGACACTGTAGTGGTAGAGAACCTGAATGATCAGAATAGCAAAGCATCAGAAAATGCAGAAGTTTCTAGCGAGGAAGCCCAGGAAACTCCAGAGAAAGTCTCAAGTCCTGAAACCAAAGATAGCAAAGAAGACGTTAAGAAAAGTGAAGATGAAGCTAATAATGAAGATTCATCTGCCACTAAAGAGTCCTCTACCAATGAGGGCGGTGATCAGAAAATGAG CTCTATTGAGGACGACACAGATATAAAGCCAGTCTTAAAGGATGACAAAG GTCGTGCTAGTAGCAGTTCTGGTAGAAATTTGTGGGTTAGTGGACTCTCTTCAACTACTAGAGCTACCGACTTGAAGAACCTTTTCAGCAAATATGGAAAG GTTGTTGGAGCCAAAGTGGTAACTAATGCTCGTAGTCCAGGGGCACGGTGTTATGGTTTTGTTACAATGTCTACATCTGATGAAGCCACAAAGTGTATTAATCACCTTCACCGAACAGAATTACATGGAAGAATGATCTCAGTAGAAAAA GCCAAAAATGAACCTGCTGGGAAGAAACCTTCTGACCGCAAAGACtgtgaaataaaaaaggaaaaatccagCAGCGGGGAAAGACATCATTCCACTGACTCCCGACCTGAAag aactgtgattaaaagtgagaaaaaagatgataaaaggaCTGAAGACAGGAAGGATGAGAAAGACCATGATGAACTGAAACCTGGGTCGACAGATCGTTCTAGAGCCACCAAATCAG GAAGCAGAGGGACAGAACGGACAGTTGTAATGGACAAATCAAAGGGGGAACCTGTTATTAGTGTGAAAACCACAACCAGGTCTAAAGAGCGG AGCTCTAAAAGTCAGGATCGAAAatcagaaagcaaagaaaagagagacattTTGTCATTTGATAAAATCAAAGAACAGCGGGAGCGAGAACGACAAAGGCAACGAGAACGAGAAATCAGAGAAACTGAAAGGCGTAG AGAACGAGAGCAGCGGGAGCGAGAACAGCGCATTGATGCCTTCCGAGAGCGAAAAGAGAAAGCCAGGTTGCAGCGGGAACGTGTGCGACTTGAATGTCAGAGACAGCGTCTTGAACGAGAGCGAATGGAGAGGGAGAgactagaaagagagagaattcgTGTAGagcaagaaaggagaaaagaacaggAACGAATCCATAGGGAGAGAGAGGAGCTTCGGCGCCAACAGGAGCAGTTACGCTATGAACAGGAGCGACGGCCTGCTTTGAGAAGACCTTATGATGTAGATTCAAG ACGAGATGATTCatactggccagatggaaaacgAACCGCTATGGATGACAGATACCGATCTGAGTTTAGCCGACAAGATCGTTTTCATGATTTTGACCACAGGGACCGGAGCCGGTACCAGGACCATTCAGTGGACAG GAGAGAAGGTTCAAGATCAGTGATGGGAGAAAGAGATGGGCAG CACTATGCAGATGATCGCCATGGAGGACCTGAGCGCCATGGAAGGGACTCAAGAGATGGGTGGGGCAGCTATGGTTCTGACAAGAGAATGAGTGAGGGGAGGGGGCTGCCTCCTCCACCACCCAG GGGTGGCCGTGAGTGGGGAGATCATACCCAAAGGATAGAGGATCATCAGGATCGTTCTTGGCAGGGCAGCGTGGATGGAGGAATGATGGGCCGAGATCATGAGAGGTGGCAAG GTGGTGAGAGAGGCATGTCTGGTCACTCAGGACCAGGCCATATGGTGAATCGGGGAGGAATGTCGGG GCGTGGCGGCTTTGCGCAAGGTGGAAACTCCCAGGGCCACGTGATGCAGGGTGGTGCAATGCAAGGCAGAGGATTTGGAGGACAGGACAGAGCGAACAGAGGCAGTCACCCTCACTTCACCCGCCGATACTGA